GAAGGACGGGCCGAAATCGCCGCGCAGCAGCGCTGCGAGATAGGTCAGGTATTGCTGGAACAGCGGCTGGTCGAGCTTGTAGATGCGCCGCAGGTTCTCCATCACCTTGGCTTCGAGCGGCTGTTCGAGATCGAACGGCCCGCCCGGCGCAACGCGCATCAGGAAGAACGAGATCGTCACGATCACGAACAAGGTCGGGATCGCGGCGGTGAGACGGCGCAGGATGTAGGTGAGCACGGGGGCGATCCCTACGTCATGCTCGGGCTTGACCCGAGCATCTCATGAGCGCTGGCGGTCGCCCGCTTCGGCCTGAGATGGCCGGATCAAGCCCGGCCATGACGCGCGCACCCTCAAGGCTTCAGGCTCATGAACCGCGTCGGCAGCGCGCCGCGCAGGTTCTGCTGGAAGCCCTGGAGCTTGGGCGAGACCAGGTTCTTCGAGGAATAGTAGAGCACTGGGATCCAGGGTACCTCGGCGGCGAGGATCGCGTCCGCCTCCCGCAGGATCGCGGCGCGCTTGGCGATGTCGACTTCGTCGGCACCCTGTTTCATCAGCGCATCGAATGTCGGGTTGTTGTACTTGCCGGAGTTGAAGCCGGTGTTGTCGCTCTGGAACAGGAACAGGAAGTTCTGCGGGTCGGAATAGTCGCCGATCCAGCCATAGCGGGCGATGTCGAAGTCGCCGCCGTCGCGGAGCAGGGCGAAGTGCGTCTTGCCGTCGGTGTTGATGAAGCTGGTCTCGACGCCGATCGCCTTCCATTGCTCGGCGATGGCGATGACGGTGCGGCGGTTGTTGTCGGTGGTGTTGTAGCGCAGCTGGACCTTGAGCGGCACGCCGGGCCCGAAGCCTGCGGCGGCGAGCAGCTTCTTCGCCTCGTCCTCGCGGTCGAGCGGAGAGGCGCCCTTGAAGTCGGCTTCGGCCCGCTCGCCGTAGTTACCGATATTCGGCGGGATCACGCCATAGGCCGGCAGCATGGTGCCGCCCCAGATCTCCTCGGCGATGAATTCGCGATCGATCACTAGCGATAGCGCGCGACGCACCCGGACGTCGTCGAACGGCTTCTTGGCGGTGTTGATGATCAGGAAATAAGTGCCGAGATAGGGCGAGATCCGGACCTGATCCTTGCCGAGCTTCTCGCGCAGTTGCTGGACCTGGTCGGCCGGAATGTCCGACGTCATCTGCAGCTCGCCGGCCTGGAAGCGGCGGGCGGCGGCGGAGAAGTCGGGCGTCGGATAGTAGATGACCGTGTCGATCTTGACGTTCGCCGCGTCGTGGAAGTTCTTGTTCTTCTCCAGCCGGATATGCGAGTTCGGCACGAACTCCTTCAGCGTGTAGGCGCCGTTCGAGACCCAGTTCTCCGGCTTGACAAAGTCCTTGCCGAATTTCTGCACGGAGGCCGGATGGACCGGCAGCCCGGTCTGGTGCGTCAGCAATTCCAGGAAATAGGGGGTGGGCCGCTCCAGCGAAATCTCGAGCGTGCGCTCGTCGATCGCCTTGACGCCGAGGTCTTCGAGCTTGGCGCCTTCGCTTGCCTTGTTGATCTTCTCGGCATTGAGGATGGGGTAGAGGATGTTGGCGTATTTCGCCCCGGTCTCCGGATTGACCATGCGCCGGAACGAGAAGACGAAATCATTCGCC
This genomic interval from Bosea sp. 29B contains the following:
- a CDS encoding peptide ABC transporter substrate-binding protein, with product MRATHRQSGFRRAIRPLALASGLFLALAGFAGAALAQVVFHRGNDGDPETLDSHKTSTVSEAHLLRDLSEGLVIHHINGEVVPGVAESWTMAPDGKSYSFKLRANAKWSNGDPVTANDFVFSFRRMVNPETGAKYANILYPILNAEKINKASEGAKLEDLGVKAIDERTLEISLERPTPYFLELLTHQTGLPVHPASVQKFGKDFVKPENWVSNGAYTLKEFVPNSHIRLEKNKNFHDAANVKIDTVIYYPTPDFSAAARRFQAGELQMTSDIPADQVQQLREKLGKDQVRISPYLGTYFLIINTAKKPFDDVRVRRALSLVIDREFIAEEIWGGTMLPAYGVIPPNIGNYGERAEADFKGASPLDREDEAKKLLAAAGFGPGVPLKVQLRYNTTDNNRRTVIAIAEQWKAIGVETSFINTDGKTHFALLRDGGDFDIARYGWIGDYSDPQNFLFLFQSDNTGFNSGKYNNPTFDALMKQGADEVDIAKRAAILREADAILAAEVPWIPVLYYSSKNLVSPKLQGFQQNLRGALPTRFMSLKP